One Vigna unguiculata cultivar IT97K-499-35 chromosome 11, ASM411807v1, whole genome shotgun sequence DNA window includes the following coding sequences:
- the LOC114170223 gene encoding U-box domain-containing protein 56-like, whose product MVKKIGEASLGDAFSVNLCELLLELSDNIICKCALGQKYTNNMVKELARRLMIQLAADTWGSDFPIGGVISKKILPACVPTLLEVMRDPHVVVDGFTYEAKTIQGWLNGSNDNSPMTIDKLDPHNLVPNYALRSAIHDWLQNRQNMMYFVTVFNRLNMMKYK is encoded by the exons ATGGTCAAAAAGATAGGCGAAGCAAGCTTGGGAGATGCATTTTCTGTGAATCTATGTGAGTTGCTTCTTGAACTATCCGACAACATCATTTGTAAATGTGCTCTTGGACAGAAGTACACTAACAACATGGTCAAAGAGCTTGCAAGGAGGTTGATGATTCAACTTGCAGCTGACACTTGGGGATCTGAT TTTCCAATCGGTGGAGTGATATCTAagaaaattctccctgcatgtGTTCCCACTTTGTTGGAAGTCATGCGAGATCCACATGTAGTTGTAGATGGTTTTACTTATGAAGCTAAGACTATACAAGGATGGCTTAATGGTAGTAATGACAACTCACCAATGACTATTGATAAGCTTGACCCTCACAATCTTGTTCCTAATTATGCTCTTCGTTCTGCAATCCATGATTGGCTTCaaaaccgtcaaaatatgatgtattTTGTGACAGTTTTTAACCGTctaaatatgatgaaatataaataa